In Candidatus Contubernalis alkalaceticus, the following proteins share a genomic window:
- the tuf gene encoding elongation factor Tu: protein MAKEKYERTKPHVNVGTIGHVDHGKTTLTAAITHCLSNQGYAKRTTFDEIDKAPEERERGITIATAHVEYETETRHYAHVDCPGHADYIKNMITGAAQMDGAIIVVSAADGPMPQTREHILLARQVGVPYIIVFLNKVDMVDDEELIELVEMEVRDLLSDYEFPGDDTPIVQGSALKALECGCGERECKDCKAVWELMDAIDSFIPNPERDVDKPFLMPIEDVFTITGRGTVTTGRVERGAVKTGDEVEIVGFAERSRKTVVTGVEMFRKIMDYAEAGDNIGTLLRGIDREEVERGQVLAKPGSINPHTKYKAEVYVLKKEEGGRHTPFFNGYRPQFYFRTTDVTGVTTLPDGVEMVMPGDNVNMDIELITPIAIEEGLRFAIREGGRTVGAGVVTGIIE from the coding sequence ATGGCAAAGGAAAAATACGAAAGGACAAAACCCCACGTAAACGTGGGAACAATCGGACACGTTGACCATGGTAAGACTACTCTTACCGCAGCTATTACTCACTGTCTGTCCAATCAGGGATATGCTAAAAGGACGACTTTTGACGAAATTGACAAGGCTCCGGAAGAAAGGGAGCGGGGAATCACTATTGCTACCGCTCATGTTGAGTATGAGACGGAAACCCGTCACTATGCCCACGTTGACTGTCCTGGACACGCCGACTATATCAAGAACATGATCACTGGTGCTGCCCAGATGGACGGTGCTATCATCGTAGTATCCGCAGCTGACGGCCCAATGCCCCAGACTCGGGAGCATATTTTGCTGGCCCGTCAGGTGGGGGTTCCTTACATTATTGTATTCTTGAACAAAGTTGATATGGTGGATGATGAAGAACTAATTGAACTGGTAGAGATGGAAGTCAGGGATCTCTTAAGCGATTATGAATTCCCTGGGGACGATACTCCTATTGTTCAAGGTTCTGCCCTTAAGGCTCTGGAATGCGGCTGCGGCGAAAGAGAATGTAAAGATTGTAAAGCAGTTTGGGAATTGATGGATGCCATCGATTCATTTATACCAAATCCTGAAAGGGATGTTGATAAGCCTTTCTTGATGCCTATTGAGGATGTTTTCACTATTACCGGACGGGGTACCGTTACTACCGGTAGAGTTGAGCGTGGCGCAGTAAAAACTGGTGATGAAGTAGAAATTGTAGGTTTCGCCGAACGTTCCCGTAAGACTGTGGTAACCGGCGTGGAAATGTTCCGCAAAATCATGGACTATGCAGAAGCTGGCGATAACATCGGGACCCTGCTTCGGGGTATTGACCGGGAAGAAGTAGAAAGAGGTCAGGTTTTAGCGAAGCCTGGTTCCATTAACCCTCATACCAAGTATAAGGCGGAAGTGTATGTGCTGAAAAAAGAAGAGGGTGGAAGGCATACCCCGTTCTTTAATGGATACCGTCCCCAGTTCTACTTCCGTACCACTGACGTGACCGGTGTTACCACTCTGCCTGATGGCGTGGAAATGGTAATGCCTGGGGATAATGTAAATATGGATATAGAATTGATTACCCCCATCGCCATCGAAGAAGGGCTGCGCTTCGCCATTCGTGAAGGCGGCCGTACCGTAGGCGCCGGGGTGGTAACCGGAATCATCGAATAA